TGCCCTAAAACTCTTCCTACACAATCTTTCAGTCTTTCATTAGGCAGTTTTGATGTATCTCATGCTTGTTATCTGccaaaaattctttttaaataactGGGATTGCATGTAAAGAAGGTGCTTCTTATGCAGCTTTTTTTTACTACAATTTTTGGAATTTCCTTTGTAATGGAAATAATACCACAGGTGTATATGCTGATGATGGTGATATAAAGAAAACTCTGGCCAAGAAATATGGAGAAGTGTCTGTTTCTGAACtggaggagaaaaaaaaattgattgatgaTCTTATGGAAAGTGATGTTTGCACAACTGTTAGACTTCAAATTGTTTATGGGAAGTTAAGCATCCGTGCTGTACGTAGTGCTTTTGAAGAGTCTGTTGGAAGCAGGCTGCAAAAGTTTGGTGGGTCTGATAACAAAGAATTGCTTCAGAGGTAAAACATTACTTTTCAAAAGGTACTATATTAATTCACTGCTACGTTCATTAGTTAAGGCATGcatattgaataatttttccCTATCTTgtaatttgatttctttgttCTGGTTGCCTTAAGTTTTGTTTGGTATGACTACAGATGCTTTAGTTCAATTCAATGTCTCTGACCAATCTTTATAACAAACAAGATGTTTTTTCTCCCAGGATCTTCTTTGTGCACGGTCCCTAAAACATTTTTGCTTTTGCGTCCATTTTAGCCTTCTATGCTTTCTCTAATATCTCTGCCCCTGTGCCCGGCAAATAGTATCTTTGCACTTTGCCCTATGCATTGGTGATTCAAAATTTATGCTGCAAGGACTCCTTATAAAGTTTTGTGTTAACTTATTTAGTATATGTAATTAAGAACAACAAAAAAGGGTGTCCCCAATGCACGAGAGACCTGCTTTTGCAAGGGTAGTTTTTGTAAGGAGCCTtccccttactcattttttttaaccaaaGAGGCTATTCCCACAACTTGAACTTATGACATTCTAGCATAAAGAGCAACCTTACTGTAGCTTCCAGGGCTCACCTCAACCAAGAACAAGGGGAAGTCAGTTAtttcttaagaaaatattttctcattttgtaGCTTTTTTATTGTATCATAATTGTTTTTTCTTATCTAACAGTCATTTTTTGGCAGGTTCACATCACAGTTTAAAGACGAATACAAGATTCCTCGAGGATCTATTATTGATCTCTCAAGGGAAAGGGGGTATGTACTTCGGACAACAAGTAAgaaaatttactttaaaattatttctgtAATGTCTACATTAAgcattaataaataatataaaaaatggcCATTAATCACAATTCAACTTACACCTCTCCCATTGCTGGGGCTTTTTCCTTCTGATGTACCAAAGCAATATATAGGTTTCATGACTTTAAAGTTCAAACAGAAAGGACTGAAAGATTATTGCTATCCAAAACCGATTACCTGACAGCACAAAATTTTATCAACTACTTGATCTTGTCTTGCTTGTAGAAATTATAGGCTATGAAATGATATGGTTTGACTTCTCATGCCATTCAACTGTAGCTTCGTTGTGTGAAATTGTCATCATCAAGTTATAAATGACAGGAAAAGTAGCAAAAAGGTCATTGAAATTTGGGACATCCTGCTTGTACACAAGCATGGAGATCTATGTGAGACCTTTAATCAAGCCTCTTAAAAATGAAAGAACTGACTCTAAAGGCTTTGTGGATCCAAACTTTATACTTTAATACTAGTTTGATTCTTGATAACAGTTTGCCATTGCTTGAACATTTCAATTGTATAATGAAATGTAACGAGGATCGGTGTTAGTAAAGTTATTTGCTTTCAttgttaaaatttcaattttggttCTGGCTATTCACCCTAGTGGCACTAGGTCTCTTCATTGTGTAGAGAGAAATGTTCTCTCTAGTCTagattaacttgattttcattATACTGTGTAGTTGATGGAAAGGAGGTGGGTAGCATTCAGAGTAAACTTCTATGTCGATCACTTCTGGATCTGTATATCGGCGAGGAGCCATTCGATCGGCAAGCTAAAGACGACATTGAGCAAAAGTTGGTTTCTGTCATTCAAAAGTAAGCTTCCTGCTTCCTGGTAATCGAAAACCTTCGGAAGCGTTTGAAAATTTATATCTAGGCACTAGCTTATACCAGTTTTAAATGGCATTCTgtcatttttttccttgtttatgGCTATTCAGAAACATGCAAATTGTACGACTTTCTCAAAATGCTTCTCGGCCATGGATCCTATGCTATTCTTCTTTCCATACTGGTGCTTCAGAACTGTCAATTTTGTCTGAAATAATTGCAGAATATCCTCTTCAATTAGGTCACTTTAGAATCTTAAGAATCCTTTCTTAAGAAGCTGTCCTTACTGTAATATACATTTCCAAAGATGCCTCAAAATGGTGAACAGCAGAAGTCAACAATTTCAATGAAATCATAACAGAACTAACAATAGGAATGGTAACAAGAAGTTTTGGGCAAGAAAATCATAGAATCCCGTAAATTAAAGGTAACTATGAAAAATCTTCCACCTTTCTGAAAACTGGTGACCCAATTAACACGCCTATATATGCAAGGCCTCGCAGCATGGATTCTtgttcctcctcttcttcttcttcttcttcttctctgtggAGTGTTTTCGGCTTTTGGCCATGGGTTTGGCTGTAAAAGCAGCGTTGTTGGCGGCATTGGTCTTGGCTGTTTGTTCTGTGTCGAAGGGAGTTGTGTATAAGGTCGGCGGCTCTGCCGGTTGGACTACCGCCGGCCATGTCGATTACAGAGCTTGGTCTTCTTCTAAGGCCTTCCACGTCGGCGATACCATCTGTACGCCTCCTCCTCTTGCTCTTCTTTCGAGTGTAAAGTAAGACAAACTCACTGGACACATATTTTAACTCACAGATCACCTGATTCACCAAGTAAGCGCATTGCAATCTCTTCACCACTTTGTTTTGACTTTGCATGCCGTATGTGTAGTTTTTGAATACAACGAGAAATTCCACAACGTTCTGAGAGTGACGCACAAAAACTTCAACGCTTGCAACGGCACGGCGCCGTACATCACTCTGAACAGCGGCAACGACTCGTTCACCGTCAGAAGATCCGGCCACTTCTACTTCATATGCGGCCTTCCCGGCCACTGCCAAGCCGGCCAAAAGGTCGACATCAGGGTTCCCAGGTCTTTTCCATCTGCTCCGACCCCAAGTCCTGCTCCAGCTCATCGCCACCCACCACAGGCATCGCCATCGCCTCTGCCGTCTCCTCCGTCATCTGCCGGCCAAGTGCTTCCAGCAATGGCTCCTGCTCCTAGCAAGAGTGCCTCGTCAATCCCTTTGCCCATGGTGTTGCTTTACAGCAAGCTTTTGCCGGCCATGCTGCTGGTTCTTGCAGTTTAGGATTATGGATTTGGTTATTAGGAAATTTTCTCAATCATAGGCCTGCTGGTTCTCCAATTTCCTGACAGCGACGTTATGGTTTTGTTTAGGCGCCATTGATGGGGTCATCTGTGGCCGTGGCTTATCAGTTTCGATTTGCTTTCTTGCATCCCTTCGTCTCTCTTCGTGCGCATATAAAATTCATGGAGCTCATCTTAACTGGATTGGTATCATAAACATGTCATtgtgatattctttttctaattaattaattttctctcttgttaATCAAGCTCCAAATAATAATGGGTTTTATTAACTAATCTTAGTGgcaattatttagaaaaaaatatttcaattttttaattatatatatatatatatgtgtgtgtgtgtgttattcTATCAAGAAAACAAATGGAGAAATCGTttcctttttaatttatatttacatttattattaactaataaaaatgtttttaaattaaaaataaaatattataaaatgtatCTTATTTAGAAATAACCcacaataattaaactataaccACCctcttaaaattattattagccTTACCCTTCGAATGTTTATACTAAATCATAAGCATAGTGAGTGTAATTAGCACTCACCGCCAATAATAATAAGTAATTAGAGACACGATTGCGAGGAGCAGGCAAATCATCTTGGGTTACTAAACAAGGCTCAGCCCTCCCTTGCTCGCAACACCGAGCTCCGTTGCCATGGCATAGCTCGGAGCCGGAGCTGCCTGTTTATATAGCCCACGGGAAAATAGAGAACCGATTAAACTTGCCCTCTGGCCCTAGTTTCTGTTGGTGTTTGtgaaaatagtaaattaaaaGAGTATCAAAATAAGATCGGAATGTTTTTTGaactaagatatgaaatgattaagataaaattaagaaacgttttaaattttttatcaaagtgtt
The Diospyros lotus cultivar Yz01 chromosome 12, ASM1463336v1, whole genome shotgun sequence DNA segment above includes these coding regions:
- the LOC127787311 gene encoding fatty-acid-binding protein 1 isoform X1, whose amino-acid sequence is MVSLRFPFLFSQPPKPANNGRAHGRSGSFSGATVACSAIAAAAAAGAAVSISQNPNNPFVQNALNFWLSNFSPNSNRFSPAWGSLSLAADQSPVTEPKTGVSFPAVLGDSQRLLGIGLRKKSVLGLKNIDVYAFGVYADDGDIKKTLAKKYGEVSVSELEEKKKLIDDLMESDVCTTVRLQIVYGKLSIRAVRSAFEESVGSRLQKFGGSDNKELLQRFTSQFKDEYKIPRGSIIDLSRERGYVLRTTIDGKEVGSIQSKLLCRSLLDLYIGEEPFDRQAKDDIEQKLVSVIQNTLCGHWGTYYPSNCTGPCLNDKE
- the LOC127787311 gene encoding fatty-acid-binding protein 1 isoform X2 encodes the protein MVSLRFPFLFSQPPKPANNGRAHGRSGSFSGATVACSAIAAAAAAGAAVSISQNPNNPFVQNALNFWLSNFSPNSNRFSPAWGSLSLAADQSPVTEPKTGVSFPAVLGDSQRLLGIGLRKKSVLGLKNIDVYAFGVYADDGDIKKTLAKKYGEVSVSELEEKKKLIDDLMESDVCTTVRLQIVYGKLSIRAVRSAFEESVGSRLQKFGGSDNKELLQRFTSQFKDEYKIPRGSIIDLSRERGYVLRTTIDGKEVGSIQSKLLCRSLLDLYIGEEPFDRQAKDDIEQKLVSVIQNF